From one Macaca nemestrina isolate mMacNem1 chromosome 5, mMacNem.hap1, whole genome shotgun sequence genomic stretch:
- the LOC105498624 gene encoding general transcription factor IIH subunit 4 isoform X1: MRQVIEIQNDLANTGQLTILSLGAEERLELKGRNRVMESTPSRGLNRVHLQCRNLQEFLGGLSPGVLDRLYGHPATCLAVFRELPSLAKNWVMRMLFLEQPLPQAAVALWVKKEFSKAQEESTGLLSGLRIWHTQLLPGGLQGLILNPIFRQNLRIALLGGGKAWSDDTSQLGPDKHARDVPSLDKYAEERWEVVLHFMVGSPSAAVSQDLAQLLSQAGLMKSTEPGEPPCITSAGFQFLLLDTPAQLWYFMLQYLQTAQSRGMDLVEILSFLFQLSFSTLGKDYSVEGMSDSLLNFLQHLREFGLVFQRKRKSRRYYPTRLAINLSSGVSGAGGTVHQPGFIVVETNYRLYAYTESELQIALIALFSEMLYRFPNMVVAQVTRESVQQAIASGITAQQIIHFLRTRAHPVMLKQTPVLPPTITDQIRLWELERDRLRFTEGVLYNQFLSQVDFELLLAHARELGVLVFENSAKRLMVVTPAGHSDVKRFWKRQKHSS, from the exons ATGAGACAAGTCATTGAAATACAAAATGATCTTGCAAACACAGGACAGTTGACAATTCTGTCACTTGGAGCAGAGGAAAGACTGGAGTTGAAGGGCAGAAACAGG GTGATGGAGAGCACCCCTTCAAGGGGACTGAACCGAGTACACCTACAATGCAGGAATCTGCAGGAATTCTTAGGGGGCCTGAGCCCTGGGGTATTGGACCGATTATATGGGCACCCTGCCACTTGTCTGGCTGTCTTCAG GGAGCTCCCATCCTTGGCTAAGAACTGGGTGATGCGGATGCTCTTTCTGGAGCAGCCTTTGCCACAAGCTGCTGTAGCCCTGTGGGTAAAGAAGGAATTCAGCAA GGCTCAGGAGGAAAGTACAGGGCTGCTGAGCGGCCTCCGGATCTGGCACACCCAGCTGCTCCCAGGCGGGCTCCAGGGCCTCATCCTCAACCCCATTTTCCGCCAGAACCTCCGCATTGCCCTTCTGGGTGG GGGGAAGGCCTGGTCTGATGACACAAGTCAGCTGGGACCAGACAAGCATGCCCGGGATGTTCCCTCCCTTGACAAGTATGCCGAGGAGCGATGGGAG GTGGTCTTGCACTTCATGGTGGGCTCCCCCAGTGCAGCTGTCAGCCAGGACTTGGCTCAGCTCCTCAGCCAGGCTGGGCTCATGAAGAG TACTGAACCTGGAGAGCCGCCCTGCATTACTTCCGCTGGCTTCCAGTTCCTGTTGCTGGACACGCCGGCTCAGCTCTGGTACTTTATGTTGCAGTATTTGCAGACAGCCCAG AGCCGGGGCATGGACCTAGTAGagattctctccttcctcttccagcTCAGCTTCTCTACTCTGGGCAAG GATTACTCTGTGGAAGGTATGAGTGATTCTCTGTTGAACTTCCTGCAACATCTGCGTGAGTTTGGGCTTGTTTTCCAGAGGAAG AGGAAATCTCGGCGTTACTACCCCACGCGCCTGGCCATCAATCTCTCGTCAGGTGTCTCTGGAGCTGGGGGCACTGTGCATCAGCCAGGCTTCATTGTGGTGGAAACCAATTACCGACTGTATGCCTACACGG AGTCGGAGCTGCAGATTGCCCTCATTGCCCTCTTCTCTGAGATGCTCTATCGGTTCCCCAACATGGTGGTGGCGCAGGTGACCCGGGAGAGTGTGCAGCAGGCAATCGCCAGTGGCATCACAGCCCAGCAG ATAATCCATTTCCTAAGGACAAGGGCCCACCCAGTGATGCTCAAACAG ACACCTGTGCTGCCCCCCACCATCACAGACCAGATCCGGCTCTGGGAGCTGGAAAGGGACAGACTCCGGTTCACTGAGG GTGTCCTGTATAACCAGTTCCTGTCGCAAGTGGACTTTGAGCTGCTGCTGGCCCACGCGCGGGAGCTGGGCGTGCTCGTGTTCGAGAACTCGGCCAAGCGGCTCATGGTGGTGACCCCGGCCGGGCACAGCGACGTCAAGCGCTTTTGGAAGCGGCAGAAACACAGCTCCTGA
- the LOC105498624 gene encoding general transcription factor IIH subunit 4 isoform X2 produces MESTPSRGLNRVHLQCRNLQEFLGGLSPGVLDRLYGHPATCLAVFRELPSLAKNWVMRMLFLEQPLPQAAVALWVKKEFSKAQEESTGLLSGLRIWHTQLLPGGLQGLILNPIFRQNLRIALLGGGKAWSDDTSQLGPDKHARDVPSLDKYAEERWEVVLHFMVGSPSAAVSQDLAQLLSQAGLMKSTEPGEPPCITSAGFQFLLLDTPAQLWYFMLQYLQTAQSRGMDLVEILSFLFQLSFSTLGKDYSVEGMSDSLLNFLQHLREFGLVFQRKRKSRRYYPTRLAINLSSGVSGAGGTVHQPGFIVVETNYRLYAYTESELQIALIALFSEMLYRFPNMVVAQVTRESVQQAIASGITAQQIIHFLRTRAHPVMLKQTPVLPPTITDQIRLWELERDRLRFTEGVLYNQFLSQVDFELLLAHARELGVLVFENSAKRLMVVTPAGHSDVKRFWKRQKHSS; encoded by the exons ATGGAGAGCACCCCTTCAAGGGGACTGAACCGAGTACACCTACAATGCAGGAATCTGCAGGAATTCTTAGGGGGCCTGAGCCCTGGGGTATTGGACCGATTATATGGGCACCCTGCCACTTGTCTGGCTGTCTTCAG GGAGCTCCCATCCTTGGCTAAGAACTGGGTGATGCGGATGCTCTTTCTGGAGCAGCCTTTGCCACAAGCTGCTGTAGCCCTGTGGGTAAAGAAGGAATTCAGCAA GGCTCAGGAGGAAAGTACAGGGCTGCTGAGCGGCCTCCGGATCTGGCACACCCAGCTGCTCCCAGGCGGGCTCCAGGGCCTCATCCTCAACCCCATTTTCCGCCAGAACCTCCGCATTGCCCTTCTGGGTGG GGGGAAGGCCTGGTCTGATGACACAAGTCAGCTGGGACCAGACAAGCATGCCCGGGATGTTCCCTCCCTTGACAAGTATGCCGAGGAGCGATGGGAG GTGGTCTTGCACTTCATGGTGGGCTCCCCCAGTGCAGCTGTCAGCCAGGACTTGGCTCAGCTCCTCAGCCAGGCTGGGCTCATGAAGAG TACTGAACCTGGAGAGCCGCCCTGCATTACTTCCGCTGGCTTCCAGTTCCTGTTGCTGGACACGCCGGCTCAGCTCTGGTACTTTATGTTGCAGTATTTGCAGACAGCCCAG AGCCGGGGCATGGACCTAGTAGagattctctccttcctcttccagcTCAGCTTCTCTACTCTGGGCAAG GATTACTCTGTGGAAGGTATGAGTGATTCTCTGTTGAACTTCCTGCAACATCTGCGTGAGTTTGGGCTTGTTTTCCAGAGGAAG AGGAAATCTCGGCGTTACTACCCCACGCGCCTGGCCATCAATCTCTCGTCAGGTGTCTCTGGAGCTGGGGGCACTGTGCATCAGCCAGGCTTCATTGTGGTGGAAACCAATTACCGACTGTATGCCTACACGG AGTCGGAGCTGCAGATTGCCCTCATTGCCCTCTTCTCTGAGATGCTCTATCGGTTCCCCAACATGGTGGTGGCGCAGGTGACCCGGGAGAGTGTGCAGCAGGCAATCGCCAGTGGCATCACAGCCCAGCAG ATAATCCATTTCCTAAGGACAAGGGCCCACCCAGTGATGCTCAAACAG ACACCTGTGCTGCCCCCCACCATCACAGACCAGATCCGGCTCTGGGAGCTGGAAAGGGACAGACTCCGGTTCACTGAGG GTGTCCTGTATAACCAGTTCCTGTCGCAAGTGGACTTTGAGCTGCTGCTGGCCCACGCGCGGGAGCTGGGCGTGCTCGTGTTCGAGAACTCGGCCAAGCGGCTCATGGTGGTGACCCCGGCCGGGCACAGCGACGTCAAGCGCTTTTGGAAGCGGCAGAAACACAGCTCCTGA